The following proteins are encoded in a genomic region of Gouania willdenowi chromosome 6, fGouWil2.1, whole genome shotgun sequence:
- the LOC114464224 gene encoding protein NLRC3-like, translating into NVFVFQLLEDNIISFVKAELKHMQKIVDGDDPECSESQMEGEDEEQRRSREAFLNITLYFLKRMKQEELAERLQSRTKAHRYQRELKSKLKKKFQCVSEGVAKAGSPTLLKEIFTELYITEGGGGEVNQEHEVIQIETASRRSDTAERAITLEELFKAPPGRPQPIRTVMTKGVAGIGKTLLTHKFTMDWAEDKTQQEVHYTFPLTFRELNVLRGRSFSLVGLVDHFFSGSKEAGICSFQDFLVLFILDGLDECRLPLDFLSTQTLTDVSESTSVEVLLINLIRGELLPSARLWITTRPAAANQIPPECVDMVTEVRGFTDLQKEEYFRRRSTDEEQVSRIMSHIRTCRSLHIMCHIPLFCWITATVLEDMLKSREEGELPRTLTQIYSHYVVLQNKVKTVKFDGGTATDPHWSPQSREMMESLGKLAFEQLQKGKLIFYESDLTECGMDLRTASVCSGVFTQVFMSIRPSSALKSTCWNINHRRRRASRCLHFKNQL; encoded by the exons aatgtgtttgtgttccagctgctggaggacaacatcatcagctttgttaaggctgaactcaaacacatgcagaagattgtggatggagatgatccagagtgctcagagagtcagatggagggtgaagatgaggagcagaggaggagcagggaggcctttctgaacatcacactgtatttcctgaagaggatgaagcaggaggagttggctgagcgtctgcagagca gaacaaaggCTCATCGATACCAACGTGAGCTGAAGTCCAAGTTGAAGAAGAAattccagtgtgtgtctgagggcgtggctaaagcaggaagtccaaccctcctgaaggagatcttcacagagctctacatcacagagggagggggtggAGAGGTCAACCAGGAACACGAGGTCATACAGATAGAAACAGCATCCAGGAGAtcagacacagcagaaagagccatcacactagaagagctctttaaagcccctcctggaagacctcaaccaatcaggacagtaatgacaaagggcgtggctggcattgggaaaacactcttaacacacaagttcactATGGACTGGGCTGAAGATAAAACCCAGCAGGAGGTCCACTACACATTCCCACTGACCttcagagagctgaacgtgctgagggggaggagcttcagcttggtgggacttgttgatcacttcttctctggaagcaaagaagcaggaatctgcagcttccaggacttcctggttttgttcatcttggatggtctggatgagtgtcggctccctctggacttcctcagcactcagaccctgactgatgtctcagagtccacctcagtggaggttctgctgataaacctcatcagaggagaactgcttccatcagcccgcctctggataaccacacggcctgcagcagccaatcagattcctcctgagtgtgtggacatggtgacagaggtcagagggttCACTGACCTTCAGAAGGAGGAGTACTTCAGGAGGAGGtccacagatgaggagcaggtcAGCAGGATCATGTCCCACATTAGGACGTGTCgtagcctccacatcatgtgccacatcccgctcttctgctggatcactgctacagttctggaggacatgttgaagagcagagaggagggagagctgcccaggactctgactcagatctacagccactatgtggtccttcagaacaaagtcaagaCAGTGAAGTTTGATGGAGGAACTGCCACAGATCCACACTGGAGTCCACAGAGCAGGGAGATGATGGAGTCTCtgggaaaactggcttttgagcagctgcagaaaggaaagctgatcttctatgagagtgacctgacagagtgtggcatggacctcagaacagcctcagtgtgctcaggagtgttcacacagg tcttcatgtccatcagaccttcatcagctctaaagtcaacctgctggaacataaaccacagaagaagaagagcttcAAGATGTCTACATTTCAAAAACCAACTCTGA